CGAATTCTTTGATTTGACATTTATCAAATCCCCTAATAAAAGAACGAACAAAGTACAGCCCATCTCCTTTCTTATTGAGAAAGGGGGGAGTACCGATTAAATCATTCAACTCCAAATCGGAGTTGCTGTTATTTCCTGCGTAGCTTAAAAAATAAGAACGCTCCTGAAGACATTGTCAATCAGGAGCGCGTATTATACATAATCTTGCTTTTTAAGCAACAAAATATTTTTAAGTCTGCAGTTTTTAATTAATATGTTTAGTTGCTACTAGATTTCTTGTTTTTTGTTGAGCTAGCTTTAGGGGCTGAGCTACTGCTATATGTTGGAGATGGATGTCTATCTGCCCTCATTTCATGTACCCTTTTACCCTTTATGCCTATATTATAGTTATTACCCTGTATACGCTTACGTAACGTCACCCCTCTCCGCCCATGATAACGCCTACCTGAAAGTTCAGATTTTCGAACAATCGCTGTACCAGTTTTTAAAGAGTCTAATGATAGCAATAATTCAAATGTTATCTTTGATTCATTGGCTAGTCGGCTTATTACGACATCGCCGGAATTAATACCCGTGGAAAGATAATAAGCATTAAGCAAAAGCATGAGTCGTTGATATTCAAACTTAAGCTGCTTCGGCATAAACGCTTTTTCACGTTTAATATCAACCAATAGGGTTTCATTGGCTAAATGATTAAAAGAGAACGCCGATTCGGGTATTAAGTTTGGATAATAGTCATCAGACAAAATCTTTTTGTTACCGTCACGTTCAACTTCAAAGCGAATAGTATCGGAAAAATCTAAAGCATATAAATAGTCATCTAACGTGCTTTTAGCGTTGCGTTTAAACCCTCGCTCATCTCCTAAAGAAAGAATTATATCACCGGATCGTAACCCTAAATTATATGCTAACGAAAACGGTAAAACCGACAATATCTTGATCGATTTTTTATCATATTCTTTTTCGTCCAGTACTAAACCAAAGTATTCATCAGGCTCTAACGCAAAAAAGTCTCCTGATTTATAGCTTTTCTTGTCCTTATAATAATTAGTTATTTTACCAAAGACTTTATTTAATTGATCTTCGATTGCCTGCGGAAAAGGATCAGTCTTTAGAATAAGTGCACGCGTTTGTCCAAATACTTCAGTTTTATTTGTAATATGGCATTGCTTTTCAGTCTCATTTTTGACACTAATGCTATTTGAATTCGCAGTGGACTTTATCGATAACGTATAGTGACGGTTCGCTTTAAAATTAAAAAGAAAAGGAACTAATTCATGGATCTTTGGTCTGCCGAGTTCTCCTTCAATATCGGACTCTAATTCAATTACGTTACCGAAAACATTAAAGTGTACTGTACGAAGTCCAGGCTTAAATTTATATACAATTTTCTTTTCCGCTAGCTTTCCGACATCAAATTTACGATCATCAATTCTATTGTCAATAATAAACGGCGTTCCTATCTTTGTATAACTTGAATCAAAAGAAACCGTAGCGCAGCTATTACTTCCAGCTTCACTAAATATAGAGACCATAGCTATCATAGCACTGAACCCTACTTTATATAGAATTTGCATGATTCCTCCTTAAGGAATTCACCGTTAGATTAGCAATGAGTTCTTTTCGTTTCTGTAAAATCTTAATTTTGGCCTCGTGTGTTTTGGCTTCTTGAAGTTGAATATCTAGAAAATAGAGCTCACCTAAAGTTCCTATATCTCTATAGAGCAAGTTGTTTTCTTGTAGCAGCCTTTCTTCTAACAGCCTATTTACTTGAAGTATTTTTTCCATTTCCATATTAGTCAATTTGTGCTCTACACCGATAACACTGACAGCTAGAACACCACTTAAAACCATCACTCGCTTAATATAATGAATTTCAAAGACATCACGAAAAACAAGTTTAATTTTCGAGATTACATTCCAAGATAAAAGCGTTGACACCGTTCTAATTTTTGAACCTCTATTTTGCTTAGCTGATTGTTCAATCAATTTCGTTAAAACAATTGGTGAGGGGGCTTCTATTGTGATGTTTTTTGCTGATTCACGCAGTACTCTTAGCTTTTTCTGTTCGTCTTCAGATAGTGAGCACTCCCAATTACTGTCATTATTTGACTCTTGCATTGCTTTTCTCCTGACTAACAATACGTATTTTTTTTAATCCTCTAGAGACAATAGATTTAGAATAACTAGGGGATTTATTAGTTAATTCCGCTATTTCTTTATGACTATATTGTTCAACAATATAAAGCCAAATCACAGCTCGCTCTTCATATCCGCAAACTGAAAATAATTCATCAATTACTTTTAAATCATCAATACTTTTTTCAATGTTTAACTCCAATACTTGCTCTACCACTTCGTCATCACAGTAATTAGCTTTCTTTTTCATGGTTCGGAAAAAACTAATTGTGGTATTGAAAGCTATTCTTTTAGCCCATGCGACAAACAAACCTTGTTCTCTATAACTGTGTATGTTTTCAAAAATAATAATAAACGTATCATGCAATAGATCCTGCGCCACCTCATGGGATTGACAAATTTTAACAATTGCAGTGTACAGTTGTGGAGCTAAGAAGTGATAGCATTGTTCACGAGCATCTTTATCTCCTAAAGCTAAGCTCTCTAAAAATTGTTCATCACACCAATCCAAAATACTTCCCTTTTGTGCGTCCTTACTTTTATAAACGTTTAATATTTAAAATT
The Thalassotalea hakodatensis genome window above contains:
- a CDS encoding RNA polymerase sigma factor, which encodes MDWCDEQFLESLALGDKDAREQCYHFLAPQLYTAIVKICQSHEVAQDLLHDTFIIIFENIHSYREQGLFVAWAKRIAFNTTISFFRTMKKKANYCDDEVVEQVLELNIEKSIDDLKVIDELFSVCGYEERAVIWLYIVEQYSHKEIAELTNKSPSYSKSIVSRGLKKIRIVSQEKSNARVK
- a CDS encoding PDZ domain-containing protein, yielding MQILYKVGFSAMIAMVSIFSEAGSNSCATVSFDSSYTKIGTPFIIDNRIDDRKFDVGKLAEKKIVYKFKPGLRTVHFNVFGNVIELESDIEGELGRPKIHELVPFLFNFKANRHYTLSIKSTANSNSISVKNETEKQCHITNKTEVFGQTRALILKTDPFPQAIEDQLNKVFGKITNYYKDKKSYKSGDFFALEPDEYFGLVLDEKEYDKKSIKILSVLPFSLAYNLGLRSGDIILSLGDERGFKRNAKSTLDDYLYALDFSDTIRFEVERDGNKKILSDDYYPNLIPESAFSFNHLANETLLVDIKREKAFMPKQLKFEYQRLMLLLNAYYLSTGINSGDVVISRLANESKITFELLLSLDSLKTGTAIVRKSELSGRRYHGRRGVTLRKRIQGNNYNIGIKGKRVHEMRADRHPSPTYSSSSAPKASSTKNKKSSSN